A window of Dehalococcoidales bacterium genomic DNA:
GTGCAGCATTGGTCCGGTACCTTCCTGGAAGCGCATTCTGCCTGATGAGAGTATACCACGAAGGTAGTATTCGCCCAATGGAGACTGACTCAGGATATGTTGACATCAGGCGCATATTGCCCCATACTCAAGACTATATTGTTCCTCACCGGACGGGTGCGGCGTGGAAAAAGGTGACCTTTCACGGATGCTAATCTCAGTGAAGCGGATTGATGCTGTACCCGGCTGGTTGACACTTAAGGGTTGCATAGCATGACGGCGGTCCTCACAGGAATCAAGGTCCTTGACTTCAGCCAGTATATCGCTGGCCCTTATGCCGCTATGCTCCTCAGTGAGCAGGGGGCGGAGGTGACCAAGGTGGAGAACCCGGAGGGGGACCCCTTTCGCGGCCGGCCGGGTTTCTTGGTGTGGAACCGCTCCAAGAGGGGCATCACCCTCAACCTGAAGCAACCCGAAGGCCGGCAAATCGCCCGTGAGCTGGCCAGGCAGACCGACGTTATTATCGAGAGCTTCCGCCCCGGCGTGGCCGACAGGTTGGGTATAGGCTACGAGGCAGTCAGAGAACTCAACCCCCGGATGGTCTATTGCTCTATCTCAGGTTTTGGTCCCGACGGCCCATACCGGGGTGTGCCCGGCTGGGATGCTATTGTGGGTTCGATGACATTGCTCTATATCGGCCAGGGGGGGTCGGGTGGTCCACCGCTCTACCTGGTGATGCCCATGCCGAGCTACTATACCGCCCTCATGGCTTCGTTCAGTATCGCGACAGCCCTTCTCGCCCGCGAGACAACCGGCAGGGGACAGAAGGTGGACGTTTCTCTCTTCAGGTCGATGCTCCACGTAGCCGCTGCCGGAGTGATAGACTTCGAGGGGAGGATTGTCCGTTCCGGTATGGTCAGAGACCCGCAGGGTGTGTCTCCATTATACCGTCTCTACCACGGAAGTGATGGTAAGTGGTTCTTCCTCGGCCTGGGGAACCTGCGCTTCTTTGCCAAATTTGCCGTGGCTGTCGGCCATGAGGAGTGGTTAATCGACCCTCGTTTCGAGGGTGCGCCCTTCATCATCCTGCCACCAACGAGCGAGGAGCTTGTCGCTATATTTCAGGAGATGTTCCTGGCCAGAACACGGGACGAGTGGCTGGAGT
This region includes:
- a CDS encoding CoA transferase, whose translation is MTAVLTGIKVLDFSQYIAGPYAAMLLSEQGAEVTKVENPEGDPFRGRPGFLVWNRSKRGITLNLKQPEGRQIARELARQTDVIIESFRPGVADRLGIGYEAVRELNPRMVYCSISGFGPDGPYRGVPGWDAIVGSMTLLYIGQGGSGGPPLYLVMPMPSYYTALMASFSIATALLARETTGRGQKVDVSLFRSMLHVAAAGVIDFEGRIVRSGMVRDPQGVSPLYRLYHGSDGKWFFLGLGNLRFFAKFAVAVGHEEWLIDPRFEGAPFIILPPTSEELVAIFQEMFLARTRDEWLEFLRAADIPCAPASTVEEFLDDPQVLANGMVVAVEEPRLGKVREMGVPVRLSRAPGEVKGPSPALGQHTDDVLGELGHSVQEIARMRDRGVI